The Manihot esculenta cultivar AM560-2 chromosome 11, M.esculenta_v8, whole genome shotgun sequence genome includes a region encoding these proteins:
- the LOC110626058 gene encoding endoglucanase 24, producing MKPSPLLFLLLLIYLISLFPLSQSVYHQYQEALSKSILFFEGQRSGVLPQDQRITWRANSGLSDGWTYNTDLTGGYYDAGDNVKFGFPMAFTTTMLAWSVIEFGESMPPNELRNTLVAIRWATDYLLKTVSQPNRIFVQVGDPNVDHSCWERPEDMDTPRTVYAVDAPNPASDVAGETAAALAASSMALRSSDPGYADTLLRNAAVAFQFADNYRGAYSDNSNIRDGVCPFYCDFDGYQDELLWGAAWLRRASYDDTYLSYIQNNGKTLGADDNINEFGWDNKHAGLNVLVSKEVLEGNMYTLESYKASADSFMCTLIPESSSSHIDYTPGGLIYKPGGSNLQHATTISFLLLVYANYLERTSQSVNCGNINVGPYSLREQAKRQVDYILGDNPLGLSYMVGYSNNYPQRIHHRGSSLPSIKDHPEFIGCKEGSIYFNSTNPNLNVLVGAIVGGPSEDDSYGDDRADFKKSEPTTYINAPFVGVLAYFAANPNFS from the exons ATGAAgccctctcctctcctctttcttctacttctCATTTATTTGATTTCTCTGTTTCCGCTCTCCCAATCCGTCTACCATCAGTACCAAGAGGCATTATCTAAGTCCATTCTCTTCTTCGAAGGCCAAAGGTCTGGCGTTTTGCCTCAAGACCAACGCATCACCTGGCGAGCCAATTCGGGTCTCAGTGATGGCTGGACTTATAATACGGACCTCACCGGCGGATACTACGACGCTGGTGATAATGTTAAATTTGGATTCCCAATGGCATTCACCACCACAATGTTGGCTTGGAGCGTAATCGAATTCGGAGAATCGATGCCTCCAAATGAGCTTAGGAACACTTTGGTCGCTATTCGCTGGGCTACCGATTATTTGCTCAAGACTGTTTCTCAGCCTAACCGGATTTTTGTTCAG GTGGGGGATCCAAATGTAGACCATAGTTGTTGGGAGAGACCAGAGGATATGGATACTCCTAGGACTGTCTATGCGGTGGATGCACCAAATCCAGCATCGGATGTCGCCGGTGAGACTGCAGCGGCTTTGGCAGCTTCATCTATGGCGCTTCGCTCATCGGACCCTGGATATGCTGACACATTGTTGAGAAACGCCGCTGTAGCCTTTCAGTTTGCTGACAATTATAGAGGAGCTTACAGTGACAATTCTAATATTAGAGATGGCGTCTGCCCGTTTTACTGTGATTTTGATGGATATCAA GATGAATTGCTGTGGGGAGCAGCTTGGCTTAGGAGGGCATCATATGATGACACTTACCTAAGTTACATACAAAACAATGGCAAAACCCTTGGAGCTGATGACAATATTAATGAATTTGGGTGGGACAATAAGCATGCTGGTCTAAATGTTCTTGTGTCCAAG GAAGTCTTAGAAGGAAACATGTACACACTTGAATCATACAAGGCATCAGCAGATAGCTTCATGTGTACTCTCATACCTGAATCTTCCTCATCTCACATAGACTACACTCCTGGTGGCCTCATTTACAAGCCAGGAGGAAGCAACTTGCAACATGCAACAACAATCtcatttcttcttcttgtttATGCAAATTACTTGGAAAGAACATCTCAATCAGTGAATTGTGGCAATATAAACGTGGGTCCGTATTCGCTTCGTGAACAAGCGAAGAGGCAGGTCGATTACATATTAGGGGATAATCCTTTGGGATTATCTTACATGGTCGGATATAGTAACAATTATCCTCAACGGATTCATCATCGTGGCTCATCCTTACCGTCGATTAAAGATCACCCTGAATTCATCGGTTGCAAAGAGGGTTCGATTTACTTCAACTCTACAAATCCTAACCTTAATGTGTTGGTTGGAGCAATTGTGGGTGGACCTAGTGAAGATGACTCGTACGGAGATGATCGAGCTGATTTTAAGAAGTCTGAGCCTACTACGTATATTAATGCACCATTTGTTGGTGTGCTTGCTTATTTCGCAGCAAATCCTAATTTTAGTTGA